In Phragmites australis chromosome 17, lpPhrAust1.1, whole genome shotgun sequence, the following are encoded in one genomic region:
- the LOC133897555 gene encoding KH domain-containing protein HEN4-like isoform X2 has product MEIFPTPSGAGGAAAAASSSSSSSSTPSPSTKRPTTTLRLLCPSGRAAALRPSRDLHVDQPPVGDEAVLTISGPDAPAAAVRAWERVVVHRVGGDEAGEGEDEREVSGAVGCRMLAAGGQVGCVLGKGGKTVERMRQESGAQIRVFRNREQLPPCAAPGDELIHISGSFSQVRKALLAVSTCLQDNPRPDTSNIPMGRSFGPPGGGTGCPPGIDPHSQRNYLPPHMPDYHTRNYSSNAGAPGPRFFFEQEIVFRMIILNDMVGSIIGKAQDAVLRVHSRISEVSMDRSSAATARLLVPSQHIGCLLGKGGSIIAEMRKITGASIRIFGNEQIPRCAQRNDEMVQVIGSFQSIQDALIHITGRIRDIIIPKPHGPHPSGGMPPYPPVGNIPLHQPRQEPPPPHTSGGMPPYPMHSFRADAPMVPFETGDHRPPPSHSMEHMAADRMAYSHGCEQGGPRPFLEQPSPRTWAPEAPKSNSEAPRNMPDVVPITDFRKGAVTGENQVATPTSTTTEVVIPCKYISFVCGTNGSDLAEIKKMSGASITVHDPKPGDTNSMVVICGDPEQTKMAQSLIHAFIFCGLYQT; this is encoded by the exons ATGGAAATCTTCCCCACCCCGTCCGGCGCCggcggtgccgccgccgccgcttcctcttcttcctcttcctcctcgacgCCCTCCCCTTCCACCAAGCGCCCGACCACCACGCTCCGTCTGCTCTGCCCCTccggccgcgccgccgcgctcCGCCCCTCTCGGGACCTCCACGTGGACCAGCCCCCCGTGGGGGACGAGGCCGTGCTCACCATCTCCGGGCCGGACGCCCCCGCCGCGGCGGTGAGGGCGTGGGAGCGCGTGGTGGTCCACAGGGTCGGGGGCGACGaggcgggggagggggaggatgagCGGGAGGTGTCGGGTGCCGTGGGCTGCCGGATGCTGGCGGCCGGCGGGCAGGTGGGTTGCGTGCTGGGGAAGGGCGGGAAGACGGTGGAGCGGATGAGGCAGGAGAGCGGTGCCCAAATCAGGGTGTTCCGGAACAGGGAGCAGCTGCCCCCCTGCGCTGCGCCGGGGGACGAGCTCATCCAT ATAAGTGGGAGTTTTTCTCAAGTACGGAAAGCACTGTTAGCAGTTTCAACCTGCCTCCAAGATAATCCTAGGCCAGACACAAGCAATATTCCAATGGGAAGATCATTTGGGCCTCCAGGTGGTGGAACTGGTTGTCCCCCTGGCATCGATCCTCACTCTCAAAGAAACTATTTACCACCACACATGCCTGATTACCACACAAGGAATTATTCAAGTAATGCTGGTGCCCCTGGTCCTAGATTCTTTTTTGAACAAGAGATAGTGTTCAGAATGATAATTCTCAATGACATGGTGGGCAGCATAATTGGAAAAG CTCAGGACGCAGTGCTCCGGGTGCACTCTAGGATCTCAGAGGTATCTATGGATAGAAGTTCTGCAGCTACTGCAAGGCTTCTAGTTCCATCACAGCATATCGGCTGCCTGCTAGGCAAAGGTGGATCAATTATTGCAGAGATGAGAAAGATAACAGGAGCTAGCATCCGAATTTTTGGGAATGAACAAATTCCGAGATGTGCACAACGAAATGATGAGATGGTTCAG GTCATTGGTAGCTTCCAATCCATTCAGGATGCATTGATTCATATCACTGGAAGGATTAGGGACATCATCATTCCCAAGCCACATGGCCCACACCCCAGTGGAGGCATGCCTCCATATCCACCTGTTGGAAACATCCCTCTTCACCAACCCAGACAAGAACCACCTCCGCCACATACTAGTGGGGGCATGCCTCCATATCCTATGCATTCTTTCAGAGCTGATGCTCCTATGGTTCCCTTTGAAACGGGTGATCATCGGCCACCTCCCTCACATTCAATGGAACATATGGCTGCTGATAGGATGGCATACTCGCATGGTTGTGAACAAGGAGGTCCTCGGCCTTTTCTAGAACAGCCATCACCAAGAACCTGGGCTCCTGAG GCACCAAAGTCAAACAGTGAAGCTCCAAGAAACATGCCTGATGTGGTACCAATCACAGATTTCAGAAAGGGAGCAGTAACAGG TGAAAACCAAGTGGCTACACCAACAAGTACAACAACTGAAGTTGTTATTCCTTGCAAGTATATAAGCTTTGTTTGTGGAACCAATGGCAGTGATCTTGCTGAGATAAAAAAG ATGTCAGGTGCTTCAATTACAGTCCATGATCCGAAACCTGGCGATACAAACTCAATGGTTGTTATATGTGGGGACCCTGAACAAACTAAGATGGCACAGAGCCTGATTCACGCGTTCATCTTCTGCGGTCTGTATCAAACCTGA
- the LOC133897555 gene encoding KH domain-containing protein HEN4-like isoform X1 — protein MEIFPTPSGAGGAAAAASSSSSSSSTPSPSTKRPTTTLRLLCPSGRAAALRPSRDLHVDQPPVGDEAVLTISGPDAPAAAVRAWERVVVHRVGGDEAGEGEDEREVSGAVGCRMLAAGGQVGCVLGKGGKTVERMRQESGAQIRVFRNREQLPPCAAPGDELIHISGSFSQVRKALLAVSTCLQDNPRPDTSNIPMGRSFGPPGGGTGCPPGIDPHSQRNYLPPHMPDYHTRNYSSNAGAPGPRFFFEQEIVFRMIILNDMVGSIIGKGGSTIRALQSETGASIKIIEPIADSDECIVAISARENSDMMHSPAQDAVLRVHSRISEVSMDRSSAATARLLVPSQHIGCLLGKGGSIIAEMRKITGASIRIFGNEQIPRCAQRNDEMVQVIGSFQSIQDALIHITGRIRDIIIPKPHGPHPSGGMPPYPPVGNIPLHQPRQEPPPPHTSGGMPPYPMHSFRADAPMVPFETGDHRPPPSHSMEHMAADRMAYSHGCEQGGPRPFLEQPSPRTWAPEAPKSNSEAPRNMPDVVPITDFRKGAVTGENQVATPTSTTTEVVIPCKYISFVCGTNGSDLAEIKKMSGASITVHDPKPGDTNSMVVICGDPEQTKMAQSLIHAFIFCGLYQT, from the exons ATGGAAATCTTCCCCACCCCGTCCGGCGCCggcggtgccgccgccgccgcttcctcttcttcctcttcctcctcgacgCCCTCCCCTTCCACCAAGCGCCCGACCACCACGCTCCGTCTGCTCTGCCCCTccggccgcgccgccgcgctcCGCCCCTCTCGGGACCTCCACGTGGACCAGCCCCCCGTGGGGGACGAGGCCGTGCTCACCATCTCCGGGCCGGACGCCCCCGCCGCGGCGGTGAGGGCGTGGGAGCGCGTGGTGGTCCACAGGGTCGGGGGCGACGaggcgggggagggggaggatgagCGGGAGGTGTCGGGTGCCGTGGGCTGCCGGATGCTGGCGGCCGGCGGGCAGGTGGGTTGCGTGCTGGGGAAGGGCGGGAAGACGGTGGAGCGGATGAGGCAGGAGAGCGGTGCCCAAATCAGGGTGTTCCGGAACAGGGAGCAGCTGCCCCCCTGCGCTGCGCCGGGGGACGAGCTCATCCAT ATAAGTGGGAGTTTTTCTCAAGTACGGAAAGCACTGTTAGCAGTTTCAACCTGCCTCCAAGATAATCCTAGGCCAGACACAAGCAATATTCCAATGGGAAGATCATTTGGGCCTCCAGGTGGTGGAACTGGTTGTCCCCCTGGCATCGATCCTCACTCTCAAAGAAACTATTTACCACCACACATGCCTGATTACCACACAAGGAATTATTCAAGTAATGCTGGTGCCCCTGGTCCTAGATTCTTTTTTGAACAAGAGATAGTGTTCAGAATGATAATTCTCAATGACATGGTGGGCAGCATAATTGGAAAAGGTGGTTCCACTATCCGTGCATTACAAAGTGAAACTGGTGCTTCTATTAAGATTATAGAGCCTATTGCTGATTCAGATGAGTGTATTGTTGCGATATCTGCACGTGAG AATTCTGACATGATGCATTCTCCAGCTCAGGACGCAGTGCTCCGGGTGCACTCTAGGATCTCAGAGGTATCTATGGATAGAAGTTCTGCAGCTACTGCAAGGCTTCTAGTTCCATCACAGCATATCGGCTGCCTGCTAGGCAAAGGTGGATCAATTATTGCAGAGATGAGAAAGATAACAGGAGCTAGCATCCGAATTTTTGGGAATGAACAAATTCCGAGATGTGCACAACGAAATGATGAGATGGTTCAG GTCATTGGTAGCTTCCAATCCATTCAGGATGCATTGATTCATATCACTGGAAGGATTAGGGACATCATCATTCCCAAGCCACATGGCCCACACCCCAGTGGAGGCATGCCTCCATATCCACCTGTTGGAAACATCCCTCTTCACCAACCCAGACAAGAACCACCTCCGCCACATACTAGTGGGGGCATGCCTCCATATCCTATGCATTCTTTCAGAGCTGATGCTCCTATGGTTCCCTTTGAAACGGGTGATCATCGGCCACCTCCCTCACATTCAATGGAACATATGGCTGCTGATAGGATGGCATACTCGCATGGTTGTGAACAAGGAGGTCCTCGGCCTTTTCTAGAACAGCCATCACCAAGAACCTGGGCTCCTGAG GCACCAAAGTCAAACAGTGAAGCTCCAAGAAACATGCCTGATGTGGTACCAATCACAGATTTCAGAAAGGGAGCAGTAACAGG TGAAAACCAAGTGGCTACACCAACAAGTACAACAACTGAAGTTGTTATTCCTTGCAAGTATATAAGCTTTGTTTGTGGAACCAATGGCAGTGATCTTGCTGAGATAAAAAAG ATGTCAGGTGCTTCAATTACAGTCCATGATCCGAAACCTGGCGATACAAACTCAATGGTTGTTATATGTGGGGACCCTGAACAAACTAAGATGGCACAGAGCCTGATTCACGCGTTCATCTTCTGCGGTCTGTATCAAACCTGA
- the LOC133897021 gene encoding uncharacterized protein LOC133897021, whose product MPSVHDAAVAQWHQAGEAALADTSGARISASLSHSCVSLSPALRRARHRPAGRRRAPAAGRRAPAAACCAAQHRSHRRAAAAPRHRPQRAAVAPDQRAPPPCTPGLRRCWLPCNVELAARAGRSSQRRAKEARKKKEEKKRKKEKRKKKGKKKKEEEKRGKSWKFWNFVGFIVNLSKANSWWCNLTSRLVPGFIVGKGSF is encoded by the exons ATGCCGTCCGTCCACGACGCCGCGGTTGCCCAGTGGCACCAGGCCGGGGAGGCCGCGCTCGCCG ATACTTCGGGCGCTCGCATTTCcgcatctctctctcactcctgcGTCTCTCTCTCCCCTGCGTTGCGCCGAGCCCGTCACCGGCCTGCCGGTCGCCGCCGAGctcccgccgccggccgccgcgcccctgCTGCCGCCTGCTGCGCCGCACAGCACCGCAGCCACCGCCGAGCTGCCGCTGCGCCGCGCCACCGTCCGCagcgcgccgccgtcgcgccggaccagcgcgcgccgccgccgtgcacGCCGGGTCTGCGCCGCTGTTGGCTGCCATGCAACGTCGAGCTAGCAGCTAGAGCCGGCCGAAGCAGCCAGCGCCGAGCGaaggaagccaggaagaagaaggaagaaaagaaaagaaagaaggagaaaaggaaaaaaaaaggaaagaaaaaaaaagaagaggaaaaaagagggaaaagttggaaattttggaatttcgtcggattcatcgtcaatctttcgaaggcgaaTTCTTG gtggtgcaacctcacgtcacgactagtgcccggcttcatcgtcggtaaag GTTCCTTTTGA
- the LOC133897744 gene encoding protein MANNAN SYNTHESIS-RELATED 1-like, which yields MAVDPRQMVAGFLTLSMFVMLGNMIKHDHFSSGTELGLEATGVEFNAVTVADNAEMTDANSVGVEHLMEADEELKPCWAKPSPKVQPSNGFVTFSLTMGPEYHISQITDAVVIARHLGAALVLPEIRGNELGNKRKFQDMYDVNKFMSSLDGVVEVIHELPDEVRAKKPAVIRVPNRVTEGFIMETIQPIFQTNNYLRLAIVFSSISLKPKETDNKDLDSTACLAMFRGLELNPEYSEVAKRMLDRLKELSKKSGGTVLAIDVQTNLLGKKSCITNGGARRKGCYNPDEVLGFLQNVGFSANTTIYLTETWWYKGLNALKEAFPNTYTKDDIMPAENKGEFLKSGNADLARALDLEICSQSDVFVPAIAGLFYGHVTGKRIASGRTRILVPALGSSSSAQTSDFISTYISKKSHLAYSCYC from the exons ATGGCGGTGGACCCGCGGCAGATGGTGGCGGGCTTCCTCACGCTCTCCATGTTCGTCATGCTCGGCAACATGATCAAGCACGACCACTTCTCCTCCGGCACCGAG CTGGGCTTGGAGGCAACAGGTGTGGAGTTCAATGCGGTGACAGTTGCGGACAATGCTGAAATGACCGATGCCAATAGTGTTGGAGTGGAGCACCTAATGGAAGCTGACGAGGAACTTAAACCCTGCTGGGCCAAACCAAGTCCAA AAGTTCAGCCGTCTAATGGTTTTGTTACATTCTCATTGACTATGGGTCCTGAATATCACATCTCACAG ATTACTGATGCTGTGGTTATTGCAAGGCATCTAGGTGCAGCGCTTGTACTTCCAGAAATCAGAGGAAATGAATTAGGAAATAAGCG AAAATTCCAAGACATGTACGATGTGAATAAATTCATGAGCAGCTTGGATGGTGTTGTCGAAGTTATACATGAACTACCTGACGAAGTGAGGGCTAAGAAGCCAGCAGTTATTAGAGTACCAAACCGGGTGACCGAAGGCTTCATCATGGAAACCATTCAGCCCATCTTCCAGACAAATAATTACTTAAGACTTGCAATCGTTTTCTCTTCAATAAGTTTAAAACCAAAGGAGACGGATAACAAGGATTTGGATTCAACTGCTTGCCTTGCAATGTTCAGGGGCCTCGAATTGAATCCTGAATATTCTGAAGTGGCCAAGCGAATGTTGGACAGGCTTAAAGAATTAAGCAAGAAATCAGGTGGGACAGTTTTGGCAATCGATGTGCAGACCAACTTGCTAGGAAAGAAGAGTTGCATAACAAACGGAGGCGCTAGAAGAAAAGGCTGTTATAACCCTGATGAGGTCCTGGGTTTCCTGCAGAATGTTGGCTTCTCTGCTAATACAACCATCTACTTGACAGAGACTTGGTGGTACAAAGGCCTGAATGCTCTGAAGGAAGCATTTCCGAACACTTATACCAAG GATGACATAATGCCAGCTGAGAACAAAGGCGAATTCCTGAAATCCGGCAACGCAGACCTAGCAAGAGCTCTGGACCTCGAGATCTGCTCCCAGAGCGACGTGTTTGTCCCTGCTATCGCCGGTTTGTTCTACGGCCATGTCACGGGTAAGAGGATCGCGTCAGGCCGGACCCGAATCCTTGTACCTGCTCTAGGGTCCAGCAGTTCAGCTCAGACTTCCGACTTCATCTCCACATACATCTCCAAGAAGAGCCACCTTGCCTACTCATGCTACTGCTAG